The region GTCGCCAGTGAGTTGCAAAGCCATGGCCGTCTCTGCAAACGCCGTGTCATCTGCACTTTCGCAGGCCAGGGTCAACTGCAAAAAGGGAGCCAGCAGGCCTTTGTTGTACAGCAGGGCATCGGTCACGGTTTGGGGAAGAGAGATTGAAGCCAGGGCCTCTGCCAGCGGGATACCCATCATGGTGTCAAGCAGGGAAAAAATGCCCACGACAAAGGCGTTGTCGCACTCTTCGGGTGATAGCAGTTCGGCAGCCAGTAACTCCATCAGTCGGCCGCGCACCACGGCTGCGCTGCCCACGGCAGGTGAACTTGCACCCACGCTGGCACTGGTCATCAGCAAGGCCGCCCAGCGAAACAGCTTTTTCAAGCCCAGGATCATGACCGCATGTTTGAAGGAGGTCACTTCGCAGCTCAAACCAAAACCTGCTGAATTGATAAATCGCAGCAGGTTGAAAGACAACGTGGGGTCGTGTTTGAGGACTTCTTCAATTTCTGTGGTGCTGGCCTGCTTGCGTACCAGGTTGATCAATTGGATGATGACCGCCTGAGCCGGGCGTATGGTCTGGCCTTTGATCAGCACCGGTTTGGCAAACCAGTAGCCTTGAAACAGGTGAAACCCGAGTGTGTTGGCGTGCTCAAACTGCTCAGCGGTTTCAACTTTTTCGGCCACCAGCTTGGCTGAGGTGGATTGGTTGGCTTGGGCAACGATGGCTTTAAGTTGCGCCACTTCAAGGCGCGACACATCCAGCTTGATGAAACTCGCCAATGTGAGCCAGGTTGAATAGGCCGGGGTCAGCACGGTTTCATCAAAAGCCAGTTTGAAGCCACGCTGGTGGACATTGGCCAGGATTTGCCGGTAGGTTTCAATGTCCTCTGGCTCGGACTGATCCAGTGGCATGGGCGGGATTTCAAGCACCACCCGTTCGGGCTCAATCAATTCCAGATGTCCTGCGGCCAGAGTTTGATGGGTGCAGTTGATGAAAATCAGTTTATGTCCGCTCAAGACTTCGCTGTCGGCACTGGACAATAGATTGAACAGCAGCGCCGCATCACTGGCTGCGGTGAAATCCTGGCGCTTGATGGAGCGGTCAAACAGTTCGTAGCCGACAACACTGTGTTTGGCATCCAGAACGGGTTGGCGAGCAATGGTCAGGATGGCCAAATCTGAAGCCGGGATGTCGGAGAGGATGGGAGTGTTCATCAATGGACGGGAGGTAGGGGTAGAGCATTGGGCTCAGTATGAAGAGCTGCCAATTCGTTTTCCGTAAACCCTGCGGCACGCCGGGCCTGCAGGTTAAAAGGACCTTTGAGTATCGGGGCTTGAAATTGTTGCGCCAGATGGGCATAGGTGGCTACGGGATCCAGCACACGCTGGGCACATAAATACCGGTACCAGCGGTTGCCAATGGCCACATGGCCAATTTCATCGCGCAGGATGATGTCCAGAATAGCTGCACCAGCCAGGTCACCCACCGACACCAGTCGATTGCGCACTGCGGGTGTGGCATCCAGGCCACGGGCTTCCAGCGTGCGTGGCACCAGTGCCAGTCGGGCCAGTACATCCACTTTGGTGCGCTCGGCCATGTCCCACAACCCGTCGTGGGCGGGAAAGTCGCCATAAGCAAAACCCAGGCTGAGCAGATGTTGCTGCAGCAGGTGAAAGTGCAGAGCCTCTTCTTGCGCCACCCGCCACCAGTCCAGGTAAAAATCGGCTGGCATCCCGGCAAAACGCCACATCATGTCCAGCGCCAGGTTGATGGCATTGGCCTCAATGTGGGTGAGTGCATGAATCAGACCGGCCCGGCCTTCGAGGGTGCCCACTGCGCGGGTTTTGAGTCTGGATGGGTGAACCAGTTGTGGCCGTTCGGGACGGCCCGGTAGGTGGGGAGGCTCTGGCAGGATTTCATCCACATCCAGCGGCCAATCGGCTGCTTGCAAGGCGTGTACTTGGGCTGCTTTGTCGGAGGCGGCTTCAATTTGCAACAAGCGCAGGGCTTGCGCACGCAATGAGGCCTGTGGCCGGGAGATGAAAGGGGTGTCGGGGTTGACCGGATGTGTATGCAGCATGGTGTCCCTACAATTCTAGTAACTTGAACCAAAGGATGTTTATGGCAATTTATGAGCTTGAGGGCATGTGCCCCACGGTGGCCGAGTCGGCCTGGGTGGCTGGTAGTGCCGAGGTAATGGGCGATGTGGTGCTGGGCGAAGAGGCCAGTGTCTGGTTTGGTGTAGTGGTGCGCGGCGACACATCGGCCATTCGTATTGGTGCGCGCACCAATATTCAGGACTTGAGTGTGCTGCATTCTGATGTGGGTATGCCTCTGACCATTGGTTCCGGGGTGACGGTTGGCCACAAAGCCATGTTGCATGGGTGTACGGTGGGGGATGACAGCCTGATCGGCATTGGGGCGGTGGTCCTCAATGGTGCCAAAATCGGCAAAGGTTGTTTGGTGGGGGCGGGGGCTTTGGTGACCGAGGGCAAAGAGTTTCCTGACGGCTCAATGATCATCGGCAGCCCTGCCAAGGCGGTACGCCAGCTCACAGCCGAGCAGTTGCAGGGCCTGCGCCAGAGCGCTGACCATTACGTGGCCAATGCCCAGCGTTTCAAAACCAGCCTGAGCAAAATTGCCTGAAGTCCAGGCCTTCTTTTTTTAATTCACGGGTGAAATCACTTGTCTGAAATTCATAAATTCATCTTTGACGGCCTGCCCGTGCGCGGAGCCGTGGTGCGTCTGACCGATGCCTGGACCGAAATTTTGCACCGTCGCGCCAGTAACACGACACACGGCGCGTATCCGCTGCCAGTGCAGTCCTTGTTGGGTGAGATGACGGCAGCGGCGGTGCTGATGCAGTCCAACATCAAGTTCAATGGTTCGCTCATCGTGCAGGTGTTGGGTGACGGTCCGGTCAAACTGGCGGTGGTGGAGGTGCAAAGCGATTTTTCCTTGCGGGCGACGGCCACTGTTCATGGAGAGGTCAGCCCGCAGGCCACTCTGAGCCAGTTGGTGAATGTGGGCCATGAAGGTCGCTGCGCCATCACGCTGGACCCCAAAGACCGTCAGCCCGGTCAGCAACCCTATCAAGGTGTGGTGCCGCTGTATGGTGATGCCCACGAAAAGCTGGAGGTATTCAGCGACGTGTTGCAGCATTACATGCTGCAAAGTGAGCAGCTGGATACCACCCTTGTCCTGGCTGCGGATGACAAGGTTGCCGCAGGCTTGCTGATTCAGCGCCTTCCCATGGCCGGTACGGGCAATTTGGCCGGCACGTCCCGGACGGCTGATGAAGACCAGATAGGCATCAATGAACACTACAACCGTATTGCCATGCTGGCTGCCAGCCTGAAGCGTGAAGAGTTGCTGACGCTGGATGTGGAAACCATTTTGCACCGGCTTTTTTGGGAAGAAAACCTGCTGCGTTTCGAGCCGCTGCAAGGTGACAGCGGCCCCCGATTTTCATGCACGTGCAGCCGGGAGCGGGTCGGCAAAATGATTCAGGGCCTGGGTGCAGAGGAAGCCAACAGCATTGTCAAAGAGCAGGGGCAGGTTGAAGTGGGCTGCGATTTTTGTGGCGTACAGTACCGGTTTGATGCGGTTGATGTGGCACAAATCTTTCGTTTGCCCGGTGAGCAAGCACCGGCCAGCACTGCGCTGCATTAAGAACATGGGCCGCACGGGAAGCCACTGGGCCTGACCGTGAAGCTCAATCAGAGCAAGCGCTCGTCGCGGGCTAATGCCTCATCCAGCCGGGCTACCAAGGAGCCGAGCCGCTGACTGGTTTCATCCGGCGTAGCAGGTGCGGCCTGGGTGGGTTTGGCTTGGTGCGCGGTTTGATCGGCCAAATCAAATGCCAGGTTAAGGGCCGCCAACACCGCAATGCGGTCACGTGCACGCACCTTGCCAGCTTCGCGAATTCTGCACATGGCGGTGTCTACTTTTTCTACCGCATCCAGCAGGCGGGCATCACCACCATCGGGGCAGCCCAGCAGGTAGCTTTGGCCCATGATCTGCACTTCAAGCTGTTTCATGCCTGGTCTCGTTCTGTGGCGGTTTTGAAGGCGGGCTTGATGCTGGCGCTGCTGTTTTCGCTGGGTAAGCGTTCCAGCAAGGCGTCCACACGGGCACGCGCCGCGCTCAGGCGGCTTTTAAGTGAATCACGTTCTTGCGTGAGGGTGCCAATTTGCTGATAAAGCAGGGCATTGGTACGTGTGAGTTCGTCATAACGCACCAGTAAACGCTCTACACGTTCGGCAATTTGATCGATTTGATTGAGTTCCGACATAGACCGACATTGTAGGGTTTTGGCAAGCCGGCCCGGCTAGAATCCAGTGCGTTGGTGCTCGCGGTGTGGTTCGCATGCCGCAGTTCAACGGGAAGCAGGAGGGTGAGTCCACAGGGACAAGCCTAACCTGCGCTGCCCCCGCAACGGTAAGTGGACGAATCTTTTTCTGATTCCGCTGTTGTCCAGGCCACTGGGTGTTTTTTTAAACATCTGGGAAGGCGACGACGGTTGACTCCACCAGCCCGGATACCGGCCAACACGGTGGCTGCTCGCTTCAAAACGAGCAACCGTGACGCTCACGCACCGTCGGGGACGACGGTGAGAGCATTTGATGCTTTCTTTCTCAACTATGAAAAATTGTTCTTCTTCTAAGCGCGGTCGCGTTCCTGTGCGCTTATGCGTGTCTTTTCTGGCGGTGATGGCCGCATTTCCGGTGTTGGCACAGAGTCAAGTGGCTACTTTGAAAGATGTCGTGGTGACGGCTAGTCGGGTACAGCAGCCAGTGACCGATGTGGTGGCAGACATCAGCCTCATTGATCGCACGGAAATAGATCGTCTGGGTGTGACCTCGGTAGCGCAATTGCTGGCCAGATTGCCAGGCTTGCAGACCATTGCTTCAAGTGATTCAAATAGCGTCTACATCCGTGGTGCCGATGCTCGCATGACGGCGCTGTATGTGGATGGCGTTCGGGTGGATTCCCAGGACGGTTTGCGTTTGGGTGGTGGTGCCCCTTGGGAGTTGGTACCGTTGAACCAAATTGATCGCATAGAGGTGTTGCGTGGCCCGGCCAGTGCGGTTTATGGCTCAGATGCCATGGGGGGGGTGATTCAGATTTTTACCCGTCGGGGCGAGGCAGGTTTCAG is a window of Rhodoferax lithotrophicus DNA encoding:
- a CDS encoding EAL and HDOD domain-containing protein, which gives rise to MNTPILSDIPASDLAILTIARQPVLDAKHSVVGYELFDRSIKRQDFTAASDAALLFNLLSSADSEVLSGHKLIFINCTHQTLAAGHLELIEPERVVLEIPPMPLDQSEPEDIETYRQILANVHQRGFKLAFDETVLTPAYSTWLTLASFIKLDVSRLEVAQLKAIVAQANQSTSAKLVAEKVETAEQFEHANTLGFHLFQGYWFAKPVLIKGQTIRPAQAVIIQLINLVRKQASTTEIEEVLKHDPTLSFNLLRFINSAGFGLSCEVTSFKHAVMILGLKKLFRWAALLMTSASVGASSPAVGSAAVVRGRLMELLAAELLSPEECDNAFVVGIFSLLDTMMGIPLAEALASISLPQTVTDALLYNKGLLAPFLQLTLACESADDTAFAETAMALQLTGDQVNWAHLQALAWAENMTR
- a CDS encoding Hsp33 family molecular chaperone HslO codes for the protein MSEIHKFIFDGLPVRGAVVRLTDAWTEILHRRASNTTHGAYPLPVQSLLGEMTAAAVLMQSNIKFNGSLIVQVLGDGPVKLAVVEVQSDFSLRATATVHGEVSPQATLSQLVNVGHEGRCAITLDPKDRQPGQQPYQGVVPLYGDAHEKLEVFSDVLQHYMLQSEQLDTTLVLAADDKVAAGLLIQRLPMAGTGNLAGTSRTADEDQIGINEHYNRIAMLAASLKREELLTLDVETILHRLFWEENLLRFEPLQGDSGPRFSCTCSRERVGKMIQGLGAEEANSIVKEQGQVEVGCDFCGVQYRFDAVDVAQIFRLPGEQAPASTALH
- a CDS encoding ferritin-like domain-containing protein, which encodes MLHTHPVNPDTPFISRPQASLRAQALRLLQIEAASDKAAQVHALQAADWPLDVDEILPEPPHLPGRPERPQLVHPSRLKTRAVGTLEGRAGLIHALTHIEANAINLALDMMWRFAGMPADFYLDWWRVAQEEALHFHLLQQHLLSLGFAYGDFPAHDGLWDMAERTKVDVLARLALVPRTLEARGLDATPAVRNRLVSVGDLAGAAILDIILRDEIGHVAIGNRWYRYLCAQRVLDPVATYAHLAQQFQAPILKGPFNLQARRAAGFTENELAALHTEPNALPLPPVH
- a CDS encoding DUF904 domain-containing protein, with translation MSELNQIDQIAERVERLLVRYDELTRTNALLYQQIGTLTQERDSLKSRLSAARARVDALLERLPSENSSASIKPAFKTATERDQA
- a CDS encoding cell division protein ZapA; this translates as MKQLEVQIMGQSYLLGCPDGGDARLLDAVEKVDTAMCRIREAGKVRARDRIAVLAALNLAFDLADQTAHQAKPTQAAPATPDETSQRLGSLVARLDEALARDERLL
- a CDS encoding gamma carbonic anhydrase family protein, translating into MAIYELEGMCPTVAESAWVAGSAEVMGDVVLGEEASVWFGVVVRGDTSAIRIGARTNIQDLSVLHSDVGMPLTIGSGVTVGHKAMLHGCTVGDDSLIGIGAVVLNGAKIGKGCLVGAGALVTEGKEFPDGSMIIGSPAKAVRQLTAEQLQGLRQSADHYVANAQRFKTSLSKIA